In the Clostridium beijerinckii genome, one interval contains:
- a CDS encoding TIGR03943 family protein translates to MKRFNFDEFLWFIVLILLDFSIIYLISTGSIGFYIGSNMIKYFYITIIMISIITVFQIKNIFTPKGSMNIKIKLFPIILALIIGFISINKQQTFKHSELNLEILENKTSVIDRKSLYEHEFEYNFNKSNIRNNEETIRIDEHNPTMLDDIRINPEKYIGKKLEIHGFVCKENYLNKDQIIIGRIIMTCCAADSKIVGIVGDYDKSYQLKENDKIKVIGKVGSSVIKDESNVEHKIPSIKIEKLEIEN, encoded by the coding sequence GTGAAAAGATTTAATTTTGATGAGTTTTTATGGTTTATTGTTCTTATATTGTTAGATTTCTCTATAATATATTTAATATCTACTGGAAGTATAGGTTTTTATATAGGTAGTAATATGATTAAATATTTTTATATTACTATAATAATGATAAGTATAATTACTGTTTTTCAAATAAAAAATATATTTACACCTAAAGGCAGCATGAATATTAAAATAAAATTGTTTCCAATAATACTAGCCTTAATAATAGGTTTCATATCTATTAATAAGCAGCAAACATTTAAACATTCAGAGCTGAATTTAGAAATTTTAGAAAACAAAACAAGTGTTATTGATAGAAAGTCATTATATGAACATGAATTTGAGTATAATTTTAATAAGAGCAACATAAGAAACAATGAAGAAACTATAAGAATTGACGAACATAATCCTACAATGCTTGATGATATACGGATTAATCCAGAAAAATATATAGGGAAAAAGTTAGAAATACATGGATTTGTATGTAAAGAAAATTACTTAAATAAAGATCAAATAATTATAGGAAGGATTATAATGACATGCTGTGCTGCTGATTCAAAAATCGTTGGAATAGTTGGAGATTATGATAAATCGTATCAACTAAAAGAAAATGATAAGATTAAAGTTATAGGGAAAGTAGGTAGCTCGGTGATTAAAGATGAAAGCAATGTAGAGCATAAAATACCATCTATAAAAATAGAAAAATTAGAGATAGAAAATTAA
- a CDS encoding GTP-binding protein, which translates to MKIHIEIVTGFLGAGKTSFINSLLKESLVDGEKALVFQLEQGEKNIVHSNNISNFVRIQDALDIKDLKEKMIYSIKKYKPNRIIIEYNGTSDLKELFDILNERIYRECSKITTIFFVADGKTLKQYIDNMGGFIIPFIQNANMIVINNIDYCKKEILNEGFKKVKNINPKAFILRVSNKYILNSTLREARVLDNGCLKKIKIKMINHKKSTNIKYEGNEENV; encoded by the coding sequence ATGAAAATACATATTGAGATTGTGACAGGTTTTTTAGGAGCTGGAAAAACGTCATTTATAAATTCACTTTTAAAAGAAAGTTTAGTTGATGGAGAAAAAGCACTGGTTTTTCAATTAGAGCAAGGAGAAAAAAATATTGTACATTCTAATAACATAAGTAATTTTGTAAGAATTCAGGATGCTTTAGATATTAAAGATTTAAAAGAAAAAATGATATACTCAATAAAAAAATATAAACCTAACAGAATAATAATTGAATATAATGGAACCTCTGATTTAAAAGAATTATTCGATATATTGAATGAAAGAATTTATAGAGAATGTAGTAAGATTACGACTATATTCTTTGTTGCAGATGGTAAGACATTAAAGCAATATATTGACAATATGGGAGGCTTTATAATACCTTTTATACAAAACGCCAATATGATTGTTATTAATAATATAGATTATTGCAAAAAAGAAATTTTAAATGAAGGTTTTAAAAAAGTTAAGAATATAAATCCTAAAGCATTTATTTTACGAGTTAGTAATAAGTATATTTTGAATTCTACACTTAGGGAAGCAAGGGTATTGGACAATGGGTGTTTAAAAAAGATAAAAATTAAAATGATAAACCACAAAAAAAGTACTAACATAAAATATGAGGGAAATGAGGAAAATGTATGA
- a CDS encoding permease, whose protein sequence is MNLYKKKVKAFFIISVVILSIYIYNKYPTLIYIEVIGDFASIFTSIILEAMPFIIIGSLISAIIQTCISERIIAKIIPKANILGYLGAALIGLIFPVCECAIVPITRRLIKKGVPVGFGVTFMLAVPIINPVVIMSTYYAFYDKKIMVLLRIVGGFIAAILIGMIVNSLEKDKKGLVIDFIDNDSYCNCGCNSYVENQNKLRGIIEHTNREFLDIMGYLILGTFISSVFQVAVSHGEINFISNNKILGIVAMMLLGFFLSLCSEVDAFVGKSFLTNYSLSGVTAFLILGPMLDLKNLIMIIGAFKKSFVLKLSISTIVVVFIISFLFMMCGI, encoded by the coding sequence ATGAATCTTTATAAGAAGAAGGTTAAAGCTTTCTTTATTATAAGTGTAGTAATACTATCAATATATATTTACAATAAATATCCAACCCTTATATATATTGAAGTTATAGGAGATTTTGCAAGTATATTTACAAGTATAATTCTTGAGGCAATGCCATTTATCATAATAGGATCTCTCATATCTGCTATAATTCAAACATGTATATCAGAAAGGATTATTGCTAAGATAATACCTAAAGCAAATATTTTAGGATATTTAGGAGCTGCTTTGATAGGTCTTATTTTTCCGGTTTGTGAATGCGCAATTGTTCCTATAACAAGACGGCTTATAAAGAAAGGTGTACCTGTTGGGTTCGGAGTAACATTTATGCTTGCTGTACCTATAATTAACCCTGTTGTAATAATGTCTACTTACTATGCATTTTACGATAAAAAAATTATGGTGCTTCTTAGAATAGTTGGAGGATTTATAGCTGCAATTCTAATTGGAATGATAGTAAATTCGCTTGAAAAAGATAAGAAAGGATTAGTGATAGATTTTATAGATAATGATAGCTATTGTAACTGCGGATGTAATTCATATGTGGAAAATCAAAACAAATTAAGAGGAATAATTGAACATACAAATAGAGAGTTCTTGGATATAATGGGATACTTGATACTTGGGACATTTATATCTAGCGTATTTCAAGTGGCAGTATCTCATGGAGAAATAAACTTTATTTCTAATAATAAGATTCTAGGAATAGTTGCAATGATGTTGCTTGGATTCTTTTTATCTCTTTGTTCAGAAGTGGATGCATTCGTAGGAAAAAGTTTTTTAACTAACTATTCACTTAGTGGAGTTACAGCATTTTTGATTTTAGGTCCAATGCTTGATTTGAAAAATCTTATTATGATTATTGGAGCCTTTAAAAAAAGTTTTGTACTTAAATTAAGTATAAGTACAATAGTTGTTGTATTTATAATCTCCTTTTTATTCATGATGTGCGGAATATAA